The nucleotide window ATGCGGACTCTGCACCGAAGGGCCAAGCAGCGACCCCCAGTATGGGGTATTGATGGTGCGCCTCCCCTGCGCGAGCCCATGGGCCATGACCGGCGCGGGTCCGCATCACCGCTTCCATCAACGCACCGCAAGTCATCTTCCTCAGGGTCATCTTTCAGATTTGTGTCGGCTGTCCGGAGTGCTAGCGCCAGTCTTGCCAGTGTGAGCATCATGGCACGATCCAAGAGAACCGCGACCCGTTCGCAGTGCGTTTCCCGGACGGATCGCAGCAGTAGGGCTTCAATGTGCGGACCAAGAGCATCCGAGGAGAGTGCCATGATGGAGAGAggcgaggccatggacgcAGCCGCTCTCGAGCGATCGATGCAACGGCGACgcatcctcgaggagctcttGAGCACCGAAGAAGGCTACATTAGCGACGTTCGCTTCCTGGTGAACGTAAGTGGTTGCCCAGTCAAAACAAATGATGCTACCCAGACTAACGCCACGCCCAGGTATATGTGACCATTCTGGCCTCTCTGCCCACGTTATGCATGGGCCTCCGAGCGTCAATCAACCAGAACCTAGCTGAGATCATTGAGTTGCACGAGGAGATACTCGCAGAGCTGCATCGCGTCATACCCCATTCAGAATACACGCAAGTCGAGATATCAGCAGGACAGCGTCCGGCAGCAAGTCAGCTGCGTCCCGACCAGCGGGGACACCGCCGCTGGGCCAGTTCGGACACCGCTGTCGCACGCAGCGAGCGCATGTCGTGGCCTCAGTCAGCTCCAGGTGCGCTGTGTGAGCCGAATGTCGGAGCGGAAGTGGCCAAAGTCTTTGCCAAGAAGGTGTGCCTTTTTGTGATGAGTTGTGCGGCCATCTCGTCTGATTGACGCTCACTAGATGAACCGATTCTTCATATATAAGGAATATGGAGCAAAGTATGAGATGATGATCAAGGATGTGTCTTCTGCGAACCAGACAATGCCGCAGTGGGACTCATATCAAaagggcctcgaggtcctcgcgTCCATACTGAGCTCTGCCAAAAGTGCCAAGGACAAGTCCAAGAAGGCGCTCACCATTGGAGACCTACTGGTCAAGGTAAGTTCTTTTGTCCTTTGGGGCGCTGACACTCCAATAACTCGTGCAAAGCCGATTCAGAGAGTATGCAAATATCCTCTCCTATTCGCAGAGCTACTCCGGCACACTCCAGTATCGGATTGTCCGAATTCGCACATGGAGCTCGATGGCGTGCTTACGCGACTTCGCGAGGCAACGGCCGAGATCAACCGGGCAACTAATGACGGCACGATGAGGTTGACCCTCGAGAAGACGTGGCTATTGCAGGACCGACTGGTGTTCCCAAACAAGGTGCGTTCAGATGAATGCAGTCCTGGCAATGCCTGCGCTGACGCACAGCAGAAACTTGATGCCGCGTCCAAGAACAGGGTTCGCTCATTTGGCCACATTCGACTCTGTGGCGTTTTGCACGTTTGCTGGCAGGCACCCTCTGGCGTAGTCGGCCAGTACATGATCTCTCTGCTGTATCGCAATATTCTCTGTCTTGCATCAGCCGGGAAGGCGGACCAAATATACGTTGCCCAGGCTTGCATAGATctgacgagggcgagaaTCGAAGACGTTGACAACGGACGGGGTCAGTCCGTCAGCTGTTTCGCCGCAAGTCCCCTTGCTATCTGTGACACTGACATAGCTTCTAGGTCTGCAATGTCACACAGCCCCTTTCTCATGGAAGATGGTATTTGAGTGCGACCACCACCTGTATGAGATTATTATGACGGCCTGCACGCCCAAGGAGGAAACGGAGTGGCGCGCAAGATTGACCCTTCCGACCAACGATAGCTCAGAGCCAAGAGGTGCATGTCTGTTCACCTCGCTCGACTTGGATATAAAGAGTTTGGGCGCCATGTTTGGAAAGCCGGGTAGGCTGACGTATTTGCTGTGGTTGTGAAGCTATAAGGCTGATGCAAGATACTTTCAGGTTCAATCGCCCGAAGGGTATCCATACACCGAGCGACAACGGTTGGACCAAAGACACCCCTCTATCAAGTGGTTCTGAAGAACACAAGTATCGTTCGGGACTCAGCATGCAGTGTTTCGGGGTCGATGAGTATCAACCGGTCCCAGTCATTGCTAACCACGCACGCTCGAATACCAGTGCTCGCACCAGCgcgcagcgagcgagcgcgcctCGAAGCACTCTTGGCCGAAGTTTGGAGTCGCGAGGTACTTCCGTTTCCTGGCATGACGGCGCGGGCACGTAGCGAGAACCTTGTCCGGGCGTCCGCATCGACGGTGATGAGAAAGTTGAGCGTTACAAGCATCGCTAGTTCCTTCACCAGAaggcccggcagcggctcgcAACGAACAAGACCCAGCGATGAAggaagctggaggagcatGAGCAAGCGCCGGTCACGTCAAAGCTCAACAGAGGAAGCTGCACCGGACCACatggtggcagcggcagcggcggataCCGTGCGGAGAGCCAAGAAGCCCAGGACCTGGCAAGGACTAggaatggcggcggcccctgACGAGGTCAGCGAGCCCTTGGCGAACACCGCATCCATGGGCGACAGATTTCGACCCAGGAATACAATTCGGACAGTAACTGAAATGGGCGAAGCAATCGCTTTGCGTGCGTCGTCGGTAAAcagccaacggcgccgcgagACAACACATGCGGAgaagccggcgccgccggagaAGGAGAACAAGCGTGCGAGAAATAAAGACAAGACAGTGTGCCACAGAAGCAGAATGGGGGGCACCAAAAGCGAGGGCCTGGGCCTCAGTCTGCTGAATCTGTTCCGATAACGTCTGCCTGGGCTGCTCAACATGCAACGTTGGCGTGGCGGGGGGACGCCGTAGCCGAGTGGTTGCAGCAACGCAGGATGGATAGTGAAAGCGAACGGACAAGGGGACTAGGAGCGGCAATGGTCAATTAGGATGGGCGGTATATTAGACGTGTGGCGTGGATTGTGCTCGGCCAAGGAGACGGTTGGGGCGACTAAGCAATGGACTTGCAGCAGTTGGTGGGCAGTTGTCAAGTTGTTCCATGCTACGGATAGCGTTGGTGGAGAGCTAGCGGCTggggagcggcagcagcgttTCAGCAGAGTCAACCAGCCATTGAAAATTGGGATGGCCCGTCAGGTTTCCGCGTTGCAATGCAACCGTATCTGGACAATGTACCAGGACAGGGCATTCTGGTTGAGGGTGGCAGTCCAGCTTGGTGAGTCGTGACAGGCGCATCGATGGGGTCGAGAGAGGGTGATGACGAGTGACGTAGTTGTCGCTCGAGGCGACCCACGATGCCCCACAGCGGATTGCAGTTGCTGCAAGAGCTGGCAGAGCtggcgcgggctgggctggaccgGCAGTGGGGCCGGCTGGGGGCGCATCATCACCGATCCAGACCAGGGTCACGGGGGCAGGACGGCAGGCTGGCATCGAGAAGGTGCTGTGTTTACTTGACGAGTTCTTTGTCTTTGACTCTGATGAGGCGGAGATGATGAGGGCCTCCGCTTGGTGGTCAATGTGGTTCAGCGAGGGACAGGGCAGAGcaggggaaggaggagggcgtgCTTAGCACATACCTGTACTGGAAACTGAGTGCGGTACCGTAGGTACACACAAAGGAAGGTACCTCAGATATGGAGATGGAGGCTTGGGAAGGTACCTTCCACGGCCCCCCTCCACAATGACGTAGCTCGTGGCagagctcctcgtccagctcaCCAAGCCTCCCCTCACATTGCCTTTGGAGCTCCTCTCTTGCTCTTGCTCTTTAAAACCTTGCTTCTCTTCCCCTCATCAGCCCATCCTAAcactcatcatcatcatcatcatccaaCATCCTGCTACATTCAACACAAGAAGCTCTGACAGCAGCTTGCAGCGATTCCTACTGTCAACACGACATCCCTTTGATCTTGATTGCCTGATCCCGTACCATCACAGCCGGTCAAGCAGCGCAAAGGTTTACGCCAGCGACCTGCACGTCACCTCACGCGATAGATACCCCGCAGTTTCTTCCGCTCAGCAGTCATCTCAATTGCACCTCTCATCCGCCATCATGACCCGCGGCGAAGCCACCCAGTCCAAGATCCACTACAAGGGCAAGCTTGACGACTACctcatcttcgtcgacgaccccgaGACGTACAAGAAGTGGCAGAGCGACAAGAGCGTCCCTCTGGCCCAATTCGTCTCCACCTTTAAGATCTTCCTCACCCACAAGTAAGTGACGAGCAATTATTATTTTTTGGCTCTTTGTCAATCTGCCCTGTCCGCGCGGTGTCATATCGGGCGACGGTGCCTCGGGTGTGCCTCGGTACCACCGGCCCCGAATGGCCTGGGCTCATGAGTTGGAGACTCTTGGGGTTGCGGTGGAAGGCGGTCCTCATTGAGACCCGGCAGTGAAGAGTCACATGCACGGTATTAAGGTGCAGAGGCAAAAAGCTGACAGGTCGTGACACAGGCAAGGAACCCAAGGCACCTACGACGCGGCCCCCAAAGGCACGTTAGCTTCTGAATTTGGAACCgaagatgaggacgaggtcaTCAAGAAGATCTTGACTGAGGGGAGCATGCAGACGATTGAGGTAAGCCAAGCACCCCTTGGTATGTACGACCGGAGCTGACCTGAACCGTGACAACAGATGCCCAGCCGACAAGGCGTCACCAATGACTCCATGAGCTCCATGAAGGCTCGCTAGAGAAGAACCACACGACGCCATTCACCCAGGCATCGGGACCAGGGCCGGAGGCACAGGAGGACGCCGTCACGCCGTCACCAGCGTCGGAGGAGTCAAAGACGTTGAGAAATATGAATGCGGGGACTCACGCCGCATCCTAGGCGAAGGTCACACAGAAGCAGAGCATGGCAGGTTTTGGCCTTGAATCGATGCTTAGTCAAGGCGGGTCACGACggtggccacgggcggctgTAACGGAGAATCTCGTCGACTGTACCTTGGCCCGAATCGCTTCAAGGGAGATTTAGCGGATAAAAAAAAACTAGCGTCCGAAtatgcgtgtgtgtgtgtgtgtgtgcgcgtgcgtgcgccaAGCGCGCAATATACCTATGGCCATTTGGCCTTGTGTACGAAGAAGTGTGCACCTATGAGAGACGACGGACCAAGGTGAGGCAGCCGGTGCCCAGCTGTGAGAGTGGGATGTTGTTTCTCTGGGGGATCTGTGCCGATGAAGGAATATTCAATGCGCCCCGGGGGTCCCAACGTTCCATTTTACTGCCGTCGCTCGGCCTCATGGCACGTTCTGGCTGGCATATGTTCTGGGGGGCGCGGGTATAAACGggatgcagcagcacacCGCCACGGCTTCGTTAATACGTGCTATATTTCCGCACATAAGGCACCTACTCCAGCATGGTACTTGGCATGAACGCCAGGCACAAAGCACGCACGTCCGTTGTCAATGGAATCGTTCGTCCGCTGTCAAGAAAGAACCACCCATGCCATCCCACCCCCGGAGGTGCgagcagaagaagagccgccgtcgaagcGTTTCGGAAAGTCGGGACGGCgtggggggggagggttgcGACGCTGGTGGCGCAGTGGCTGACACACCTACAGTATGCAGTATATGTTAGTGCGTAATGTTACGTACCGACGCCGACGAACCACGGAGATACTTGTGTGGTAACTAGGTAACTTACACCGGGGGTTGGCCACCTGCGACTACACACGCGTGCacactcacactcacacacttacacacacacacacacacacacaaacacccAGATAATCTCGTGTGTAGGTAGTTACTCACTTAGACACGTTGTATGCACATGCACACGCGTACTGTAGACAtacatgcacacacacacatatatatTTACTGTAGACACACGTACAGATAGATACGTACTGCAGACACACACAGGCACACAGGCACACAGGCAcacaggcacacacacatatataGATTTTGTTACACATGTGTAACTCTGCGCGTTTCCTCTCGTGTTGGGCTTTGGGGTAGTACCTGCGTAgatttttcttttcttcttcttcgtcttcgtcttcttcgtcgttTTCTTCGTgtctgtacgaagtacatgcgTACTAGTATCTGCAATGGCGAACGgacggggaagggggggggggggcttgccACGGGGGGATCAATGCCAAAACAGCGACACCACACCCACATCCTACCCCCTTTCCCCATCCCAACTCCATCCTCATCCCCGTCCGTGCGGTCGGTCGCCGGGCCGCGAGTGAGCaactttttttcttttcgaCTCCTCATTGACATCTTTGACACATGGAACCAATACACGTCGCAGCCCCCCTCccgtgacgtgacgtgacgtgacaTGACACATCTCATCTCTGAGCATGTTGCGCCACCAAGCCTCTCTAACAAACCCCGCCTGCAAAGTAAAAAGGATTCTCCCCATGACACATGTGCATGTGTGATGTGTATAGTCATGTGTACTTCGTAATCATTctccccccaccaccaccgaggTGAAAAAAGACACGCACGCGTACATGAATCCCACCACACAGAAACGTGGCAACCTCGTGCACATGCCTGCTCAAACAGGCACGGACGGGATAAtgagcagcaccaccacatGTTGCCCCCCTCCGCGCCACTGTGCTGCGTCATTGTCCCTCCCCTCATCCCCTATGGACGCCTCCGTGTTGTCATGACAAAAAACCACTCACACATACACCAGAATgcaccaaaaaaaaaaggatgCTATGCACAAAACGCCAACGCTCACTCAAATGCAGTTAAAAAGACAAGAAGCTGTGAATGCTTGGTCGAGAAACGCTATGAAGCTCTGACGGAAGGCTCCAACATGCGCGtgagtagtagtagtaggaaCGCGCGTATATTAGTTCACGAAGGGCCATCGGCCCTTGCGCTGGTGACGCGGCGTCGGTGTTATGTAACTCGTACAATGTGTGCGCATATACGTAGTACGTTTTTTGCTCAAGCTCGCATGCCGGCGGCTCCGCGCTGAGGCAGCGTCCACGGCTTGGCGCAAATCATCTGGGCCCCAAGGTTAGAATAGAAGCGTACAGGTGACGACGGTGTCGCTCTCGCGCGCAAACTCACCTCTCCTTCGCTGTAGGCCACAAAGTACACCACCATGCCGATGAGATAGTAGATGGCGGGGTTCGTGGACTGGTACATGAGCACCGCGGCAAGAGCCGTCATGGGCAGAACGGCGAGCCGGAACTCGAGCGACCGATGGATGCTCGTGCCGGCGACAAAAGACAGGGGCCACTCCAAGGCCAgcatgccgaggccgaacAGGAGGTTGATGATTTGCAGAATCGGCAACGGCTTGACGGCGCCATCCAGGTTCTTTGTTAAGAAGTCCCAGAATATTTTGGGCCAGAAGAAGCCCTCCACGGCCGCAGCAACCTGATCTATGCGCCGCGTATGTTAGTTTTTATGCATGTGTAAACGACGCGAGTGAGGCAGCGGCGTACATATTGCAGCCGTCAAGATGATGAGACGCCCCCAGTGGTTCTTGATGAGTCTCCCCATGGCTACTCTTCAACGCAAAAGCTCGTTTCCTTCAAGTCGTGACTCTGCTTCCTTTCCTGCTCCTTGGCGACCCTTGTCCAGCACGGGGAGTTGCGATTCGATGCTGATATCTCGCCGTCGTGCTTGTCGTCGCTGTCTAGTCGCCACCAAATCTCTCTCACGTTGGTCGATACGTGACGAACGCTTGTATgaacggcgtcgagcagcaaGAACCAACGACAAAGAGCGCAGGTACCAGACCTGAAAACCCCCTCGACGGGCCGTGGGTGGCAGAAACGAGCGGTTGTTTTATTAAAGGAGGGTTGTTCTCGACAGGCCCAAGCTGTGCGAGAATGCGGAAGAAAAGCGACCCAGCCGGCGTTGGAGGAAAAAGGAGGTCCAAAAGCAGCCTGTTCGGATGACAGGTGAGGGGCGAGCGGCTGGATTAAAGACGACTACAAGTGCGAAGCGTGAGGGCGAGCCGTCGGCAGGGCTGACAACCCGTACCAGGGCtgatgccgttgccgaggGCAGTGGGTATGTCGAGTTTCAGACAGTCGTGTCTCGCGCGACGGGCCAAGTATCGGATGGTTCCGGGGTTCCGACGGCGTGGCAGCAATTTcgcagcggtggtggtggtttcGCGGATGGTCTAACGCGATCATAGCAGGCATCCGAACGGCAATGGTTGGGACCGTTCCCACCGGGGCAGACGACGCATGAACGGAAGCGGCTGTCGGCTGTCGCGCGCTGTCGATGATACGAGGGCCCGACGCGGTGGTGCTACGGGTTCGCTCGGGGCGGCGCAATGCGTGATGCTTCTTCACCTGGAGCAGAGCCAGGTGGGTAGGCGAATGGATGAACACggaggcgggaggagggggggagggccgATGTTAGTCGGGTTTGACGAGCTGGGGAGGCCGGTTGGTGCGAAGGTAGATCAGACAAAAGCCTGGAGGCGGGCGGTTTTGGATTATGGCAAAGGCGATGCGCGGGACGTCACGGAAAAACCGGATGGCGAGAAGGACGGAGGAGGATCAAACGCAAGCCTCGGACCGGGGCAGGTCACGGAGGAGTTTTAAGAAACGGCGAGGCGGTTCTGTGCAGACGCATGCGGTGTGAGGGCCGGGGCCAGTGGCAGACGCACAGGGCCGGGCCTCgtgagggggggaggagcatGGAAGAATAAtaagaggaggaggaggaggaggagcagatcGGGTAGTAAGGAAGTAGGTAGGTGGAggtgggaggaggtggtggtggttgaggaagaggagggtgTGCAGTGAGTATACGCACGCGGGGTGCGCTCGACCTACTAGGTATGCCACAGCAGGCGCCGTGAGGGGTCCTGGGCCTTGGATTGAgctgcgctgctgggccgaTTGCCGCGTCGCATGCAACGAATGAATACGCCGGGGCGCTGCACAATCCATCAATGGGGCGACGTAGTAAACGAACGAGGCCGGGGCCTGGCAGGCAAAGAGGGTCTTGGCCTCCCCGTCTGAGCGGCGACCAAGTGACAGACATGGCCCCGTCCGTTGAGGACCGTCGAGATACATAGATGGCTTGGCCGCTGCTTACCTAGCCTAGGCCGGAGCTACTGTCCTGTACTACTGCCCGTGCCagcaagcaccaccaccactaaTAACAGCCCCGGCGCGTGCTGGGTAGCTGGTCACACAGGGGGGGGCTCTTGGCCTCTGCAGGTTCCGGACGGCGAttggggcggcgacggtggcgcgaGCGAGGTTTGCTCTGGCTCGACGGGCTCAgatggctgggcgggcgggtggacgggcgggcgccgagaggtggtggaggaggaggtggtggtggtggtgcaggtggtgatgctggtgtTGAGCGACGTCTTTTTTCTGcaacctccccgccccctcccctgttGCGCCGACGCCACAGCAGGTGCATACTTACCTGATTGGCCCACAGGCGGCGTGTAACCGCCGGGCAAAGGTGGAGCACAGGGGTCCATCCTTGGAGGGTGTGCAGGGGCAGGAGGCAGAAGGTGGGGGAAAGGGCCCGCTCTGTGCCCCTGCCCGTTCTGGATGGAAGCCCACTGGACCACAGCGGGTGCTGTGCCCATTCTCCGGGCATCCATTAATTATCATCATTCATcgcccaacaccaccagcacctGTCAACAGGCTGCTTGTCGATGATTGATGATGACACACGGACCATCCATCAGAGCCTCATTCACCTCGTCTTCCCATCACGGCTGCCTCGCGGCCATGCTATGCCACGGCCGACCAAGTCGAGGCGGGCCGGCCTTCTTTGCCAGACCAACATCCGACCAAGGAGcgcctcagccgccgccataCCCCCCGTCCGTCACCCTCTCGCGCCAGCAGATGCCGCCTAATCGCCAGGTACAGACAGTACCGCACCAGGGTCGCATCATTCTTCCCGCCGTGTCACCCAGAAGCGAACATCCACGGCACCCTAACCCTTAGTACCTCCGTTCTTGTCACGCCTCGTGCCTTGGCGCGTTGGCCTCGCCAAAGCACGACCGATGCAGAACAACGCCCTCGGTGCCCACTGGTACCGCCGCTGCTTTCAACCTTGACTGAAGGTGCCGAAGCTGCGTGGACCGACCTGGTCCCGTCGTGACCAGGATCGCGGGAACCCGATGGGcagggaagaaaaaaaaaagaggctGCAACCAACATGGTTCGGCCCACGAGCATCCGGCGCCAGATGGCTCCTGCCCCAGGACAAGGATGGCCATGTTTCTATTTTCCGAGCCGCCGCTTCGTTCGCATAGCTTTATGCTCGACGCGGCCTGCTCAACGTCctgtccgcctcgcccatggCAGGCCTACAATGTGTAGGTATGTATTCCGTGcagtactacctacctacataTGCTCATTGACGCTCACCATTGCCAGGACCGCGGCTGTTTtctgctgttgttggctgTGCACGCGTCTTTTCGCCTCATCGAGCCCAATGGTCGACCGGGCTGGACAGGCAGACGGTCGGCTGGTGAGAGGCCATGACGTTCCACTAAGCGCCAACCGGCCATTGTCGCTGATTTTGGCTTCGCGCGGGACCCCATGAAGCACGGCTTGTCTGATCTGGGTGCCACACCCCCCTCTTTCGCCGTGAGCTGCCATCCGACCATGACAAAGGTAGGGTTACCATGGCcgcgcttgcttgctgcctcctccacccGTGTCCGATTCATTGGGTTTTCGGCCGGTCAGCTCCCTCCCGCGCATCATCGAATGAGGCGTGGACGGGTTCCAGCCCGATGGTTTAACAATGTGTGCCATTTCCCCTTTCTCTCAACGATTGGCTTCCGGTTCGCAGGGACGCCCGCCATGagcgtgggcgccgccgatccGCATGTACTGCAGTTGTTCCTGGCAAAGCATCCAGCCAAAGACGAGCATTGTCACCGTCCGATTGCGCTGGATCTGAGATGACCCGAACCAACACTTGTGCTGTCGTCATCAACCTCACGAAATCATCTTATCTGTCTACCCAATCCGACAGCTGACGCAGCATCAAGTCTGCATTGGCCAAGTCGCGGGTCCGAGCGACAGCAGGCAGTCGTCAACACACCTGATGTGTTTGCTGCCTGTGTTGACCCACGCCTGAGCAGTTTCTTTGTCACAAATCGTCGCGGCCAAGTCCATGTGACGACTCGTCTGCCAAGATACGGTGGGCTGATATTTCTGTACAGTACCGAACAACAGATCACAGACGAGGGCGCCCGGATAAGCTCAACCACGTTGATGCCGTCCAGCGGTGAGCACAGAGCCGGTGCATCCACTGGGTTGCCAACGTGAACGACACACCCAGTCTTGCCAGTGTCCATTCAGCTCCCTCCCGGACCCCTGTCCTGTAGGCCATGTGTCCATGTTCCCGCATCGAGCTGCGAGCTGCTtccaggcggcggctctgtgctgctgctgattggcccgccgacgccagtCGGCACACTGGTTGGCAAGGGTCGACAGAAGAAGCGGCACCGCAGTTGCAACTTTGCGAGCCAAACGAACAGAGCACGGCAGCAATCCTGCACGAAAAGGATGAGCGCGTCGAGGATTTTAGGATCTTGATCAAGCTTCTCAAGGCGATGATAGGatctctcttttttttttcgttaTTTTTCTTCGTCTATCATACTGTTCGCGGTTGCCAGAGGAGGCTGGGAATTTCGCGGTGCCGCTTTTTCAATCTAccgggggcggcagcagggtGCTTCCTTGCAGCGAGCTCCCCGTTTCTGGTTCTAGACGTCGCCAGTTCCTACTGGTTTTGGGTGATGCTATTTGTGTTGGTGCGACCCGGTCGCATTTGGTAGCCAATTCTCGCTGCCTAATTGAGAGGTGTAAGAGATAATAAAAGTGATGGCGGAACCTCAGTCGTTCGGCCATCGCAGGCGGCTACCGTGGTCAAAGAGCGACTCTGCCTTGCCCATTCGGCGCACCGAGTCCTGCGAGTACGGGCTCAGTCAGCCAGAGCGGGCGCGACAAGCCAACCAAGCACAATACAGtaagtacagtacagtatagtaTCAATGAACAGATGGGTTTTTCTTGTTCATTTCGCCTCGGTTCGTGATGATGAGCTCGGAACCGACTGGGCATGCAAGCTCCCGTTGCCCCCGACCCGGACCCGGTTGCGTCGTCCCACGGACTCACGGACTCAACCGGGTGCATGCCGTGCATACCACCCACAtcacctctctctctctttgccCCGACATTGGCGGAACTCACTCGTAGCTACATGCATACtccgtacatacatacatacatactaccCGCGACGCGTCCCCGGACCCGCCGTAAAGAAGGAAATGACCTTTGCCGCCTGCGCGTCCCCCAGATAGTCGGCGAGCTtgcgccggctggccgggTCGTATGCATGTCTCGCCAGGTCCGCGAACCCGGTGCAGATGTCGGACAGGACGTTTgtctcgctcgtcgtcagtcgcccgccgccgccgccgccgccgctgtaGCAGTGGGACAGCAGCTCCCGCGTCCTGAGCAGTTCGTGTTGCGCAgtaggcgtcgtcgtcgtcgtcgtcgttgccgccgccgccgtcactgcgtcgggtgcggcgccgtcgcacTGGCGACGGAGAGAGTCGAGGCACGAAggcagctcggccgccgaaGCCACCGGGATGATGGACACGGTGCCCTCGGTGTCGAGCATCCtacagcgacgacgc belongs to Purpureocillium takamizusanense chromosome 1, complete sequence and includes:
- a CDS encoding uncharacterized protein (EggNog:ENOG503P8RE) → MTLESHDVAFPLPARSEGRSATTFRILLLSSSQANTPDARARIDRLSMLDGEGKAAVILLLEEPDGMDSFMELQMWMLDTEGTVSIIPVASAAELPSCLDSLRRQCDGAAPDAVTAAAATTTTTTTPTAQHELLRTRELLSHCYSGGGGGGGRLTTSETNVLSDICTGFADLARHAYDPASRRKLADYLGDAQAAKVISFFTAGPGTRRG
- a CDS encoding uncharacterized protein (EggNog:ENOG503P2SW~TransMembrane:4 (i12-31o51-71i83-101o107-124i)~COG:S); this encodes MGRLIKNHWGRLIILTAAIYQVAAAVEGFFWPKIFWDFLTKNLDGAVKPLPILQIINLLFGLGMLALEWPLSFVAGTSIHRSLEFRLAVLPMTALAAVLMYQSTNPAIYYLIGMVVYFVAYSEGEMICAKPWTLPQRGAAGMRA
- a CDS encoding uncharacterized protein (EggNog:ENOG503NW50~TransMembrane:1 (i58-77o)~COG:S), yielding MFLLPLFLERAPSASNRLSLVWCSLYHPASPIVLCRPPLDLAVSRLSSLYRRFWVASWNRLVCLLFWSVPLVGSFGFPRNMSVAPSPASSLESPTQPCRTLDGSPGHAATGDDAPQELDSVGALSERLEKLDIGADVLDTSDAIQHLSSTLESSSSAQNTPQEHAQVPSQPCEPAHETLTQDGKLEPPRPFQKWMRTLHRRAKQRPPVWGIDGAPPLREPMGHDRRGSASPLPSTHRKSSSSGSSFRFVSAVRSASASLASVSIMARSKRTATRSQCVSRTDRSSRASMCGPRASEESAMMERGEAMDAAALERSMQRRRILEELLSTEEGYISDVRFLVNVYVTILASLPTLCMGLRASINQNLAEIIELHEEILAELHRVIPHSEYTQVEISAGQRPAASQLRPDQRGHRRWASSDTAVARSERMSWPQSAPGALCEPNVGAEVAKVFAKKMNRFFIYKEYGAKYEMMIKDVSSANQTMPQWDSYQKGLEVLASILSSAKSAKDKSKKALTIGDLLVKPIQRVCKYPLLFAELLRHTPVSDCPNSHMELDGVLTRLREATAEINRATNDGTMRLTLEKTWLLQDRLVFPNKKLDAASKNRVRSFGHIRLCGVLHVCWQAPSGVVGQYMISLLYRNILCLASAGKADQIYVAQACIDLTRARIEDVDNGRGLQCHTAPFSWKMVFECDHHLYEIIMTACTPKEETEWRARLTLPTNDSSEPRGACLFTSLDLDIKSLGAMFGKPGSIARRVSIHRATTVGPKTPLYQVVLKNTSIVRDSACSVSGSMSINRSQSLLTTHARIPVLAPARSERARLEALLAEVWSREVLPFPGMTARARSENLVRASASTVMRKLSVTSIASSFTRRPGSGSQRTRPSDEGSWRSMSKRRSRQSSTEEAAPDHMVAAAAADTVRRAKKPRTWQGLGMAAAPDEVSEPLANTASMGDRFRPRNTIRTVTEMGEAIALRASSVNSQRRRETTHAEKPAPPEKENKRARNKDKTVCHRSRMGGTKSEGLGLSLLNLFR
- a CDS encoding uncharacterized protein (COG:S~EggNog:ENOG503P5WY); its protein translation is MTRGEATQSKIHYKGKLDDYLIFVDDPETYKKWQSDKSVPLAQFVSTFKIFLTHKQGTQGTYDAAPKGTLASEFGTEDEDEVIKKILTEGSMQTIEMPSRQGVTNDSMSSMKAR